The following proteins are encoded in a genomic region of Oncorhynchus kisutch isolate 150728-3 linkage group LG18, Okis_V2, whole genome shotgun sequence:
- the LOC109909683 gene encoding pleckstrin homology-like domain family B member 2 isoform X5: MTELLSTVSTTDPETLCQSESDQMSPDEPQSPLDLIDTGKCLKVQTATPHLVSLGSGRLSVAITLLPLKEGVTRIGREDAAVPQDITIQGVGIEAEHCIIINTSGVIILDPCGNLCSLDGVPVTSPVPLTQGYSLCLGQSYFFRFNHPEEASRMKSMLPQKSPVSPLAYSTDYLKFSSDYSHGVVGGAGSARGMRSASELRDLMDTLQRKKIALETSLRANGDSSPSYFSMTQSPPTTPVTSPTSMSSAYQEQARRFYGSDRPPLSVKAAVPPSPSRRSDPPSSRSSMTRNQSYQSQDSLLASAGDGRRQLNPNSSPLLSMWNGGGSSNSVAGGESLSSPPPRSSLSPTSGAASVPSSPRLGRRSHGNHEPTPSNRTRKYSAGSIGGMIGSHSLSLPRLCLSSSPRSHDNGSLVLSTLPPTSRRSEPLRNSSHNNSQNHTTNSNYNHNQTTNFTYSQAQNMNHNGNQGEGVVSISLSSPKSPTQAPPDVTVPFRSGGSSSPRVAKKLSLTSTSSTSSLQEPEWPASCGVSPGPELFFGEREHRGGSLEPGLGLGERRQSFGKGGLEPGFGLGERRQSFGKGGVEPSLGFGERRQSFGKGGLEPGLGLGERTQSFGKGGVGLGAGVTPPGGFRARSGSISSLSGKEELTDYHHRQRDERLREQEVERLERQRLETILSLCSELGRSEQDRERSVGSSVDTGAGLADLQMINRELEKLQVSDDDESESVFSDSTVNGNGAGSGSENGYYGNDEERPVRQRRSSGHRDNMAESPAIILRSSATSLTAHLPRTNRALVEEGQRRQEVTRVEEERIQVLNNMEELEQKIKELDNQMDESLREVEVERALVEAEQQAELAALQQERDALETLNTKMSDMEQQAQNQKTPACVSLQAERARVEQLSQSVCELRSQLHCCPEAMKEPLQEQLTRNSEVLEAETKRFEDLEFQQLERESRHDEEKEESTQQLLREIADYQRSTVTRKERLVALNKQAGQISQQAQREKDSFLKERTNLQMMVQREKDNLASVENKYADLTGGRGFPLSPISLKEPLLLSPLSPHGMFQGYVTVSEINEMYSQLGGNPSPAPAPVLANPSPDSEPSPPTDDSAPKPAEDEHFRSLEERKRLVKEGGAHMSDTLPRKKTTSIVTPQFNCATLGRSMPNKSHQPLVQSSSCGSILPRAMSVSSNRDTDKRRLHKGQPSSRAASQSNVYLDTYGHCDNGQAYDTMSVDSSDSMETSISACSPDNISCASTSNVTKLEEMERLLRQAQAEKNRLIEHKEQEMESRKQALEEERRRREDLEKRLQEETNRRQKLIDREVKLREKQRAQSRPLTRYLPVRKDDFDLKAHIESAGHSADTCFHLSLTEKTCRGFLVKMGGKIKTWKKRWFVFDRNRRTLSYFSDKHEAKLKGVIYFQAIEEVYYDHLKNAHKSPNPCLTFSVKTHDRVYYMVAPSPEAMRIWMDVIVTGAEGYTQFMV, translated from the exons GTTACTCTCTGTGTCTGGGTCAATCCTACTTCTTCCGTTTCAACCATCCAGAAGAGGCCAGCCGTATGAAGAGCATGCTGCCCCAGAAGAGCCCTGTCTCTCCTCTGGCCTACAGCACAG actaTCTGAAGTTCAGTAGTGACTACAGCCATGGGGTGGTGGGAGGGGCCGGCAGTGCAAGAGGGATGCGTTCTGCCTCAGAGCTCCGTGATTTGATGGACACCTTACAACGAAAGAAGATCGCCCTGGAGACCAGCCTGAGAGCCAATGGGGACTCTAGCCCCTCCTACTTCAGTATGACACAG tctccacCCACCACGCCTGTGACCTCACCCACCTCGATGTCGTCAGCCTATCAAGAGCAGGCTAGGCGTTTCTATGGCTCTGATCGCCCGCCCCTCTCAGTCAAAGCCGcggtccctccctccccctctcggCGCTCTGACCCCCCTTCCTCCCGATCCTCCATGACCCGGAACCAATCCTACCAATCACAAGACAGCCTGCTGGCCTCCGCTGGCGACGGGCGACGACAACTAAACCCAAACTCCTCCCCCCTGTTGTCGATGTGGAACGGTGGAGGTTCCTCTAACTCAGTGGCCGGTGGTgagagcctctcctctcctcctccacgctcatccctctctccaaccAGTGGAGCAGCCAGCGTGCCCTCCAGCCCCCGCCTGGGACGCCGAAGTCACGGCAACCATGAGCCGACACCTAGCAACCGAACCAGGAAGTACTCTGCAGGGTCGATAGGCGGCATGATAGGAAGTCACAGCCTCTCTCTGCCCCGCCTCTGCCTGTCATCGTCGCCACGTTCCCATGATAATGGATCCTTGGTGCTCTCTACCCTCCCCCCGACCTCGCGGCGCTCTGAACCTCTACGTAACTCTTCTCACAACAATAGCCAAAACCACACCACAAACAGTAACTACAACCATAACCAAACCACTAACTTTACCTACAGCCAGGCCCAAAACATGAACCACAATGGGAACCAAGGTGAGGGGGTggtatccatctccctctcctccccaaagTCTCCCACCCAGGCCCCTCCAGACGTGACTGTCCCGTTCCGATCAGGGGGCTCCTCCAGTCCCCGCGTGGCCAAGAAACTCAGCCTCACCTCCACCAGCTCCACATCCAGCCTCCAGGAGCCAGAGTGGCCAGCCAGCTGTGGAGTCTCCCCTGGACCAGAGCTTTTTTTCGGGGAGAGGGAGCACAGAGGTGGCAGCCTGGAGCCTGGTCTAGGGTTAGGGGAACGGAGACAGTCTTTTGGGAAGGGTGGACTTGAACCGGGGTTCGGTCTGGGGGAGAGAAGACAGTCCTTTGGAAAGGGAGGGGTAGAACCTAGTTTGGGATTTGGGGAACGGAGACAGTCTTTTGGGAAGGGAGGTTTAGAgccaggtttagggttaggggaacgAACGCAGTCATTTGGGAAGGGAGGAGTGGGGCTGGGGGCGGGGGTGACCCCACCGGGGGGGTTCAGGGCGAGGAGTGGCAGTATCAGCTCCCTGAGTGGGAAGGAAGAACTGACTGACTACCACCATcgccagagagatgagagactacGAGAACAGGAGGTGGAGAGACtg GAACGCCAGCGGCTGGAAAccattctgtctctgtgttcagaGCTGGGTCGATCGGagcaggacagggagaggagtgtTGGTTCTAGTGTCGATACCGGTGCTGGTCTAGCCGACCTTCAGATGATCAACCGGGAACTAGAGAAACTCCAGGTCTCTGACGACGATGAGTCAGAATCCGTCTTCTCTGACTCAACTGTGAACGGAAATGGGGCCGGTAGCGGCTCGGAGAACGGTTACTATGGTAACGACGAGGAGCGTCCAGTCCGACAGCGACGGAGCAGCGGCCACCGGGACAACATGGCAGAATCGCCGGCCATCATCCTACGAAGCTCCGCCACCTCGCTCACCGCGCACCTGCCTAGGACTAATAGG GCGCTGGTGGAGGAGGGCCAGCGGAGGCAGGAAGTGACCcgtgtggaggaggagaggatccaGGTGCTGAACAACATGGAGGAGCTGGAACAGAAGATCAAAGAACTGGACAACCAGATGGACGAGTCTCTCAGAGAG gtGGAGGTGGAGCGTGCCCTGGTGGAGGCAGAGCAGCAGGCGGAGCTAGCGGCCTTGCAGCAGGAGAGAGATGCTCTGGAGACACTCAACACCAAGATGTCTGACATGGAACAACAGGCACAGAACCAGAAGACTCCG gCATGTGTGTCGCTGCAGGCTGAGAGGGCTAGGGTAGAGCAGCTGtctcagagtgtgtgtgagcTGCGCTCCCAGCTCCACTGCTGTCCTGAGGCCATGAAGGAGCCCCTACAGGAGCAGCTCACCAGg aACTCTGAGGTGCTGGAAGCTGAGACGAAGCGTTTTGAGGACCTGGAGTTTcagcagctggagagagagagtcgtcatgatgaggagaaggaggaaagcACACAACAACTCCTCAGAGAGATAGCTGACTACCAACGGAGCACCGTCACACGcaag GAGAGGCTGGTGGCGCTAAATAAGCAGGCGGGACAGATTTCCCAGCAGGCTCAGCGAGAGAAGGACAGCTTCCTGAAGGAGCGGACCAACCTGCAGATGATGGTGCAGAGG gagaaaGATAACCTTGCTTCTGTGGAAAATAAGTATGCTGACCTCACAGGTGGGCGGGGCTTCCCTCTCAGCCCTATCAGTCTCAAGGAG ccacttcttctctcccccctttcccctcATGGTATGTTCCAGGGCTATGTAACAGTCAGTGAGATCAATGAAATGTACTCCCAGCTGGGGGGGAACCCTAGTCCCGCCCCTGCCCCTGTTCTGGCCAATCCCTCCCCTGATTCTGAGCCTAGTCCCCCCACTGACGACAGCGCCCCAAAACCAGCGGAGGacgag cactTCCGTTCactggaggagagaaagaggttaGTGAAAGAAGGTGGGGCCCACATGAGTGACACATTACCCAGGAAGAAGACCACGTCCATCGTAACCCCTCAGTTCAACTGTGCTACACTAGGACGCAGCATGCCtaacaag TCCCATCAGCCCCTGGTCCAGAGTTCTAGCTGTGGCAGTATTTTACCCCGGGCCATGTCTGTCTCCTCCAATAGAGACACAGATAAACGGCGCCTGCACAAGG GTCAGCCGAGCTCTCGCGCCGCCTCCCAGTCCAACGTGTACCTGGACACCTACGGTCACTGTGATAACGGCCAGGCATACGACACCATGAGCGTGGACAGCTCTGACTCAATGGAGACCAGCATCTCTGCCTGCTCCCCGGACAACATCTCCTG tgCCAGTACGTCTAACGTGACCAAACTGGAGGAAATGGAGCGTCTGCTGAGACAGGCTCAGGCAGAGAAGAATCGCCTcatagaacacaag GAGCAAGAGATGGAGTCACGCAAACAGgctctggaggaggagaggaggaggagggaggatctGGAGAAACGACTGCAGGAGGAGACCAACAGACGACAGAAACTCATCGACAGGGAGGTGAAACTACGGGAGAAACAGAGAGCACAG TCCCGTCCTCTGACGCGCTACCTGCCAGTTCGAAAGGATGACTTTGACCTAAAAGCCCATATAGAGTCAGCGGGCCACAGTGCTGACACCTGTTTCCACCTGTCCCTCACGGAGAAGACATGCCGAGGATTCCTGGTCAAGATGGGGGGAAAGATCAAGACCTGGAAGAAACGCTGGTTTGTCTTTGACCGCAACCGACGAACGCTCTCCTACTTCTCAG ACAAGCATGAGGCCAAGCTGAAAGGGGTCATCTACTTCCAAGCAATAGAGGAAGTTTACTATGACCACTTAAAGAACGCACACAAG agtccTAACCCGTGTCTGACGTTCAGTGTGAAGACTCATGACAGGGTCTATTACATGGTGGCCCCCTCTCCTGAGGCCATGAGGATCTGGATGGATGTCATTGTCACTGGGGCCGAGGGATACACTCAGTTCATGGTGTAG
- the LOC109909683 gene encoding pleckstrin homology-like domain family B member 2 isoform X7, whose product MTELLSTVSTTDPETLCQSESDQMSPDEPQSPLDLIDTGKCLKVQTATPHLVSLGSGRLSVAITLLPLKEGVTRIGREDAAVPQDITIQGVGIEAEHCIIINTSGVIILDPCGNLCSLDGVPVTSPVPLTQGYSLCLGQSYFFRFNHPEEASRMKSMLPQKSPVSPLAYSTDYLKFSSDYSHGVVGGAGSARGMRSASELRDLMDTLQRKKIALETSLRANGDSSPSYFSMTQSPPTTPVTSPTSMSSAYQEQARRFYGSDRPPLSVKAAVPPSPSRRSDPPSSRSSMTRNQSYQSQDSLLASAGDGRRQLNPNSSPLLSMWNGGGSSNSVAGGESLSSPPPRSSLSPTSGAASVPSSPRLGRRSHGNHEPTPSNRTRKYSAGSIGGMIGSHSLSLPRLCLSSSPRSHDNGSLVLSTLPPTSRRSEPLRNSSHNNSQNHTTNSNYNHNQTTNFTYSQAQNMNHNGNQGEGVVSISLSSPKSPTQAPPDVTVPFRSGGSSSPRVAKKLSLTSTSSTSSLQEPEWPASCGVSPGPELFFGEREHRGGSLEPGLGLGERRQSFGKGGLEPGFGLGERRQSFGKGGVEPSLGFGERRQSFGKGGLEPGLGLGERTQSFGKGGVGLGAGVTPPGGFRARSGSISSLSGKEELTDYHHRQRDERLREQEVERLERQRLETILSLCSELGRSEQDRERSVGSSVDTGAGLADLQMINRELEKLQVSDDDESESVFSDSTVNGNGAGSGSENGYYGNDEERPVRQRRSSGHRDNMAESPAIILRSSATSLTAHLPRTNRALVEEGQRRQEVTRVEEERIQVLNNMEELEQKIKELDNQMDESLREVEVERALVEAEQQAELAALQQERDALETLNTKMSDMEQQAQNQKTPACVSLQAERARVEQLSQSVCELRSQLHCCPEAMKEPLQEQLTRNSEVLEAETKRFEDLEFQQLERESRHDEEKEESTQQLLREIADYQRSTVTRKERLVALNKQAGQISQQAQREKDSFLKERTNLQMMVQREKDNLASVENKYADLTGGRGFPLSPISLKEHFRSLEERKRLVKEGGAHMSDTLPRKKTTSIVTPQFNCATLGRSMPNKSHQPLVQSSSCGSILPRAMSVSSNRDTDKRRLHKGQPSSRAASQSNVYLDTYGHCDNGQAYDTMSVDSSDSMETSISACSPDNISCASTSNVTKLEEMERLLRQAQAEKNRLIEHKEQEMESRKQALEEERRRREDLEKRLQEETNRRQKLIDREVKLREKQRAQSRPLTRYLPVRKDDFDLKAHIESAGHSADTCFHLSLTEKTCRGFLVKMGGKIKTWKKRWFVFDRNRRTLSYFSDKHEAKLKGVIYFQAIEEVYYDHLKNAHKSPNPCLTFSVKTHDRVYYMVAPSPEAMRIWMDVIVTGAEGYTQFMV is encoded by the exons GTTACTCTCTGTGTCTGGGTCAATCCTACTTCTTCCGTTTCAACCATCCAGAAGAGGCCAGCCGTATGAAGAGCATGCTGCCCCAGAAGAGCCCTGTCTCTCCTCTGGCCTACAGCACAG actaTCTGAAGTTCAGTAGTGACTACAGCCATGGGGTGGTGGGAGGGGCCGGCAGTGCAAGAGGGATGCGTTCTGCCTCAGAGCTCCGTGATTTGATGGACACCTTACAACGAAAGAAGATCGCCCTGGAGACCAGCCTGAGAGCCAATGGGGACTCTAGCCCCTCCTACTTCAGTATGACACAG tctccacCCACCACGCCTGTGACCTCACCCACCTCGATGTCGTCAGCCTATCAAGAGCAGGCTAGGCGTTTCTATGGCTCTGATCGCCCGCCCCTCTCAGTCAAAGCCGcggtccctccctccccctctcggCGCTCTGACCCCCCTTCCTCCCGATCCTCCATGACCCGGAACCAATCCTACCAATCACAAGACAGCCTGCTGGCCTCCGCTGGCGACGGGCGACGACAACTAAACCCAAACTCCTCCCCCCTGTTGTCGATGTGGAACGGTGGAGGTTCCTCTAACTCAGTGGCCGGTGGTgagagcctctcctctcctcctccacgctcatccctctctccaaccAGTGGAGCAGCCAGCGTGCCCTCCAGCCCCCGCCTGGGACGCCGAAGTCACGGCAACCATGAGCCGACACCTAGCAACCGAACCAGGAAGTACTCTGCAGGGTCGATAGGCGGCATGATAGGAAGTCACAGCCTCTCTCTGCCCCGCCTCTGCCTGTCATCGTCGCCACGTTCCCATGATAATGGATCCTTGGTGCTCTCTACCCTCCCCCCGACCTCGCGGCGCTCTGAACCTCTACGTAACTCTTCTCACAACAATAGCCAAAACCACACCACAAACAGTAACTACAACCATAACCAAACCACTAACTTTACCTACAGCCAGGCCCAAAACATGAACCACAATGGGAACCAAGGTGAGGGGGTggtatccatctccctctcctccccaaagTCTCCCACCCAGGCCCCTCCAGACGTGACTGTCCCGTTCCGATCAGGGGGCTCCTCCAGTCCCCGCGTGGCCAAGAAACTCAGCCTCACCTCCACCAGCTCCACATCCAGCCTCCAGGAGCCAGAGTGGCCAGCCAGCTGTGGAGTCTCCCCTGGACCAGAGCTTTTTTTCGGGGAGAGGGAGCACAGAGGTGGCAGCCTGGAGCCTGGTCTAGGGTTAGGGGAACGGAGACAGTCTTTTGGGAAGGGTGGACTTGAACCGGGGTTCGGTCTGGGGGAGAGAAGACAGTCCTTTGGAAAGGGAGGGGTAGAACCTAGTTTGGGATTTGGGGAACGGAGACAGTCTTTTGGGAAGGGAGGTTTAGAgccaggtttagggttaggggaacgAACGCAGTCATTTGGGAAGGGAGGAGTGGGGCTGGGGGCGGGGGTGACCCCACCGGGGGGGTTCAGGGCGAGGAGTGGCAGTATCAGCTCCCTGAGTGGGAAGGAAGAACTGACTGACTACCACCATcgccagagagatgagagactacGAGAACAGGAGGTGGAGAGACtg GAACGCCAGCGGCTGGAAAccattctgtctctgtgttcagaGCTGGGTCGATCGGagcaggacagggagaggagtgtTGGTTCTAGTGTCGATACCGGTGCTGGTCTAGCCGACCTTCAGATGATCAACCGGGAACTAGAGAAACTCCAGGTCTCTGACGACGATGAGTCAGAATCCGTCTTCTCTGACTCAACTGTGAACGGAAATGGGGCCGGTAGCGGCTCGGAGAACGGTTACTATGGTAACGACGAGGAGCGTCCAGTCCGACAGCGACGGAGCAGCGGCCACCGGGACAACATGGCAGAATCGCCGGCCATCATCCTACGAAGCTCCGCCACCTCGCTCACCGCGCACCTGCCTAGGACTAATAGG GCGCTGGTGGAGGAGGGCCAGCGGAGGCAGGAAGTGACCcgtgtggaggaggagaggatccaGGTGCTGAACAACATGGAGGAGCTGGAACAGAAGATCAAAGAACTGGACAACCAGATGGACGAGTCTCTCAGAGAG gtGGAGGTGGAGCGTGCCCTGGTGGAGGCAGAGCAGCAGGCGGAGCTAGCGGCCTTGCAGCAGGAGAGAGATGCTCTGGAGACACTCAACACCAAGATGTCTGACATGGAACAACAGGCACAGAACCAGAAGACTCCG gCATGTGTGTCGCTGCAGGCTGAGAGGGCTAGGGTAGAGCAGCTGtctcagagtgtgtgtgagcTGCGCTCCCAGCTCCACTGCTGTCCTGAGGCCATGAAGGAGCCCCTACAGGAGCAGCTCACCAGg aACTCTGAGGTGCTGGAAGCTGAGACGAAGCGTTTTGAGGACCTGGAGTTTcagcagctggagagagagagtcgtcatgatgaggagaaggaggaaagcACACAACAACTCCTCAGAGAGATAGCTGACTACCAACGGAGCACCGTCACACGcaag GAGAGGCTGGTGGCGCTAAATAAGCAGGCGGGACAGATTTCCCAGCAGGCTCAGCGAGAGAAGGACAGCTTCCTGAAGGAGCGGACCAACCTGCAGATGATGGTGCAGAGG gagaaaGATAACCTTGCTTCTGTGGAAAATAAGTATGCTGACCTCACAGGTGGGCGGGGCTTCCCTCTCAGCCCTATCAGTCTCAAGGAG cactTCCGTTCactggaggagagaaagaggttaGTGAAAGAAGGTGGGGCCCACATGAGTGACACATTACCCAGGAAGAAGACCACGTCCATCGTAACCCCTCAGTTCAACTGTGCTACACTAGGACGCAGCATGCCtaacaag TCCCATCAGCCCCTGGTCCAGAGTTCTAGCTGTGGCAGTATTTTACCCCGGGCCATGTCTGTCTCCTCCAATAGAGACACAGATAAACGGCGCCTGCACAAGG GTCAGCCGAGCTCTCGCGCCGCCTCCCAGTCCAACGTGTACCTGGACACCTACGGTCACTGTGATAACGGCCAGGCATACGACACCATGAGCGTGGACAGCTCTGACTCAATGGAGACCAGCATCTCTGCCTGCTCCCCGGACAACATCTCCTG tgCCAGTACGTCTAACGTGACCAAACTGGAGGAAATGGAGCGTCTGCTGAGACAGGCTCAGGCAGAGAAGAATCGCCTcatagaacacaag GAGCAAGAGATGGAGTCACGCAAACAGgctctggaggaggagaggaggaggagggaggatctGGAGAAACGACTGCAGGAGGAGACCAACAGACGACAGAAACTCATCGACAGGGAGGTGAAACTACGGGAGAAACAGAGAGCACAG TCCCGTCCTCTGACGCGCTACCTGCCAGTTCGAAAGGATGACTTTGACCTAAAAGCCCATATAGAGTCAGCGGGCCACAGTGCTGACACCTGTTTCCACCTGTCCCTCACGGAGAAGACATGCCGAGGATTCCTGGTCAAGATGGGGGGAAAGATCAAGACCTGGAAGAAACGCTGGTTTGTCTTTGACCGCAACCGACGAACGCTCTCCTACTTCTCAG ACAAGCATGAGGCCAAGCTGAAAGGGGTCATCTACTTCCAAGCAATAGAGGAAGTTTACTATGACCACTTAAAGAACGCACACAAG agtccTAACCCGTGTCTGACGTTCAGTGTGAAGACTCATGACAGGGTCTATTACATGGTGGCCCCCTCTCCTGAGGCCATGAGGATCTGGATGGATGTCATTGTCACTGGGGCCGAGGGATACACTCAGTTCATGGTGTAG